The following coding sequences lie in one Salmo salar chromosome ssa13, Ssal_v3.1, whole genome shotgun sequence genomic window:
- the LOC106568170 gene encoding S-phase kinase-associated protein 2 isoform X1, with translation MSHEGPLQELPCLNEYLEGSMLSISQKSKRKKRECFGDGLDTENTPHELIHRWSPPHKQRVVCKGKENEENQFVLARRPRKRREFSGLSWDTLPDELLLGILSCLPLQDLLRMSRVCKRWHRLAFDESLWHSVDLVGNPQLDQALGQVLMAGVLGLRCPRTCIGEPHFTHTRHLRVQHMDLSSCTVSTLFLEDIISRCRRLENLSLEGLELSDWIIQSLSQNTELVRLNLCGCSGFSPDSLGEMLKSCSRLEELNLSWCDFSTDHVKAVVSNIPSNITQLNLSGYRQNLTMKDLKDLVERCPHLVNLDLSDSVLMTTSSFPILQQLRSLRHLALSRCYQIHPAALADFEKFPELQTLEVYGLVQDTYLPILSKSLPRLQINTLPFSGVARPTEATRRDRAMWGMTCRLVFRS, from the exons ATGTCACACGAAGg GCCTCTGCAGGAGTTGCCCTGCCTGAATGAGTATTTGGAGGGATCCATGCTGTCCATATCCCAGAAGAGCAAACGGAAAAAGAGAGAATGCTTCGGAGACGGTCTGGACACAGAGAACACCCCTCACGAGCTCATTCACCGGTGGTCACCACCTCACAAGCAGCGGGTGGTCTGCAAGGGCAAAGAGAATGAGGAGAACCAGTTTGTACTTGCCAGGCGACCAAGGAAAAGGAGGGAGTTCTCAG GCTTGTCCTGGGACACACTACCAGATGAGTTACTGTTGGGGATCCTTTCCTGCCTTCCCCTGCAGGACCTCCTCCGGATGTCCCGGGTCTGCAAGCGCTGGCATCGCTTGGC GTTTGACGAGTCTCTGTGGCATAGTGTGGATCTTGTAGGGAACCCCCAGCTGGATCAAGCTCTTGGGCAGGTGCTTATGGCTGGAGTACTGGGACTGCGCTGCCCCCGTACCTGCATTGGAGAACCACATTTCACCCACACACG acACCTGCGTGTCCAGCACATGGACCTCTCCAGCTGCACTGTCTCAACCCTGTTTCTAGAAGACATCATCTCCCGCTGCAGGCGACTAGAGAATCTAAGCTTGGAGGGACTGGAGCTCTCTGACTGGATCATTCA GTCCCTATCCCAGAATACTGAGCTGGTACGGCTCAACCTGTGTGGCTGCTCTGGCTTCTCACCTGACTCGCTTGGTGAGATGCTCAAATCCTGCTCACG GCTTGAAGAGCTGAACTTGTCATGGTGTGACTTCAGTACTGATCATGTGAAGGCTGTTGTCAGTAACATCCCCTCCAATATCACCCAGCTCAACCTTAGTGGCTACAGACAGAACCTTACTATGAAAG ATCTGAAAGACTTGGTGGAGAGATGTCCTCACCTTGTAAATCTGGATTTAAG TGACAGTGTTCTGATGACGACCTCAAGTTTCCCCATCCTCCAGCAGCTGCGGTCTCTTAGACACTTAGCGTTGAGCCGTTGCTACCAGATCCACCCTGCTGCCTTAGC TGACTTTGAGAAGTTTCCAGAGCTGCAGACGTTAGAGGTGTACGGGCTGGTCCAGGACACTTACCTGCCAATCCTGAGTAAAAGTTTGCCCCGTCTCCAAATCAACACCCTGCCATTCTCGGGCGTGGCCCGTCCCACCGAAGCCACCCGGCGGGACCGCGCCATGTGGGGTATgacctgtcgcctggtgttcagGTCCTAG
- the LOC106568170 gene encoding S-phase kinase-associated protein 2 isoform X2, whose protein sequence is MPLQELPCLNEYLEGSMLSISQKSKRKKRECFGDGLDTENTPHELIHRWSPPHKQRVVCKGKENEENQFVLARRPRKRREFSGLSWDTLPDELLLGILSCLPLQDLLRMSRVCKRWHRLAFDESLWHSVDLVGNPQLDQALGQVLMAGVLGLRCPRTCIGEPHFTHTRHLRVQHMDLSSCTVSTLFLEDIISRCRRLENLSLEGLELSDWIIQSLSQNTELVRLNLCGCSGFSPDSLGEMLKSCSRLEELNLSWCDFSTDHVKAVVSNIPSNITQLNLSGYRQNLTMKDLKDLVERCPHLVNLDLSDSVLMTTSSFPILQQLRSLRHLALSRCYQIHPAALADFEKFPELQTLEVYGLVQDTYLPILSKSLPRLQINTLPFSGVARPTEATRRDRAMWGMTCRLVFRS, encoded by the exons AT GCCTCTGCAGGAGTTGCCCTGCCTGAATGAGTATTTGGAGGGATCCATGCTGTCCATATCCCAGAAGAGCAAACGGAAAAAGAGAGAATGCTTCGGAGACGGTCTGGACACAGAGAACACCCCTCACGAGCTCATTCACCGGTGGTCACCACCTCACAAGCAGCGGGTGGTCTGCAAGGGCAAAGAGAATGAGGAGAACCAGTTTGTACTTGCCAGGCGACCAAGGAAAAGGAGGGAGTTCTCAG GCTTGTCCTGGGACACACTACCAGATGAGTTACTGTTGGGGATCCTTTCCTGCCTTCCCCTGCAGGACCTCCTCCGGATGTCCCGGGTCTGCAAGCGCTGGCATCGCTTGGC GTTTGACGAGTCTCTGTGGCATAGTGTGGATCTTGTAGGGAACCCCCAGCTGGATCAAGCTCTTGGGCAGGTGCTTATGGCTGGAGTACTGGGACTGCGCTGCCCCCGTACCTGCATTGGAGAACCACATTTCACCCACACACG acACCTGCGTGTCCAGCACATGGACCTCTCCAGCTGCACTGTCTCAACCCTGTTTCTAGAAGACATCATCTCCCGCTGCAGGCGACTAGAGAATCTAAGCTTGGAGGGACTGGAGCTCTCTGACTGGATCATTCA GTCCCTATCCCAGAATACTGAGCTGGTACGGCTCAACCTGTGTGGCTGCTCTGGCTTCTCACCTGACTCGCTTGGTGAGATGCTCAAATCCTGCTCACG GCTTGAAGAGCTGAACTTGTCATGGTGTGACTTCAGTACTGATCATGTGAAGGCTGTTGTCAGTAACATCCCCTCCAATATCACCCAGCTCAACCTTAGTGGCTACAGACAGAACCTTACTATGAAAG ATCTGAAAGACTTGGTGGAGAGATGTCCTCACCTTGTAAATCTGGATTTAAG TGACAGTGTTCTGATGACGACCTCAAGTTTCCCCATCCTCCAGCAGCTGCGGTCTCTTAGACACTTAGCGTTGAGCCGTTGCTACCAGATCCACCCTGCTGCCTTAGC TGACTTTGAGAAGTTTCCAGAGCTGCAGACGTTAGAGGTGTACGGGCTGGTCCAGGACACTTACCTGCCAATCCTGAGTAAAAGTTTGCCCCGTCTCCAAATCAACACCCTGCCATTCTCGGGCGTGGCCCGTCCCACCGAAGCCACCCGGCGGGACCGCGCCATGTGGGGTATgacctgtcgcctggtgttcagGTCCTAG